A single region of the Gossypium arboreum isolate Shixiya-1 chromosome 12, ASM2569848v2, whole genome shotgun sequence genome encodes:
- the LOC108460631 gene encoding fasciclin-like arabinogalactan protein 8 — translation MATPTFRRLDLTLLTLSLLAVAVNAHNITAILEGFPDYSVYNDFLTKTKLADEINTRQTITCLVLNNGAMSALTAKHPLSVVKNILSLHVLLDYYDPQKLHKISDGTTLTTTLYQTTGNAPGNLGFVNITDLQGGKVGFGSAAPGSKLDSSYTKSVKQVPYNISILEISAPIIAPGVLSAPAPSASGVNITGLLEKAGCKTFANLLTSSGVLKTYEAALDKGLTIFAPSDEAFKADGVPDLSKLTNADQVSLLEYHASPDYKPKGTLKTTKDPITTLATRGAGKFDLTVTAAGDSVTLHTGISPSRVAEAVFDSPPVVIFTVDNILLPSELFGKSPSPAPAPEPVSSPSPTPSPLSEAPSPLAASPPAPPTDTPAGSPADSPAGSSENSTSDDAAGHVSPTVIFTVLAIVGYSLC, via the coding sequence ATGGCGACGCCCACATTTCGCCGGCTAGACCTTACCCTTTTAACCCTCTCTTTACTCGCCGTCGCTGTCAATGCTCACAACATCACCGCCATACTCGAAGGTTTCCCTGATTACTCCGTTTACAACGATTTCCTCACTAAAACCAAGCTCGCCGATGAGATCAATACTCGACAAACCATCACTTGCCTTGTTCTTAATAATGGAGCTATGTCTGCTCTCACTGCTAAACACCCACTTTCCGTCGTTAAAAACATCCTTAGCCTTCATGTTCTTTTAGATTATTATGACCCACAAAAACTCCATAAAATTTCCGATGGTACTACACTTACTACTACTCTTTACCAAACCACCGGAAATGCTCCCGGAAATTTGGGTTTCGTTAATATCACCGATCTACAAGGTGGGAAAGTCGGGTTTGGGTCAGCCGCTCCTGGGTCTAAACTTGATTCGTCTTATACTAAGTCTGTTAAACAGGTACCGTATAATATTTCTATACTGGAGATCAGTGCGCCGATTATTGCTCCCGGTGTTTTATCAGCTCCTGCACCTTCGGCTTCCGGTGTTAACATTACCGGCTTACTTGAGAAAGCTGGTTGTAAGACGTTTGCTAATTTGCTTACCAGTAGTGGTGTGTTGAAGACTTATGAAGCGGCGCTTGATAAAGGGTTGACTATTTTTGCGCCGTCCGATGAAGCTTTTAAAGCCGACGGTGTACCTGATCTGAGTAAGTTGACCAATGCCGATCAAGTTTCGCTGTTAGAATACCATGCCTCGCCGGATTATAAACCAAAGGGGACTTTAAAGACGACGAAAGATCCGATTACTACATTGGCTACTAGAGGTGCCGGGAAGTTCGATTTGACGGTCACCGCCGCCGGTGATTCCGTCACGCTTCATACTGGAATCAGTCCATCTAGAGTCGCTGAAGCAGTTTTTGACTCCCCACCGGTCGTGATATTCACCGTCGACAATATTTTGTTACCCTCTGAGTTGTTCGGAAAGTCACCGTCGCCAGCACCTGCTCCTGAACCAGTTTCTTCACCTTCACCGACACCTTCTCCATTATCCGAAGCACCATCGCCATTAGCCGCTTCACCCCCAGCTCCACCAACCGACACTCCCGCCGGATCTCCAGCTGATTCGCCGGCTGGTT